The following coding sequences lie in one Oryza brachyantha chromosome 10, ObraRS2, whole genome shotgun sequence genomic window:
- the LOC102700271 gene encoding probable glutathione S-transferase GSTU6, with protein MAGSSGEEELKLLGTWPSPFVARVELALVLKGLTYEYVKEDLASKSGLLLASNPVHQMVPVLIHNGNAVCESRVILEYIDEAFPDAGDALLPADPYRCAVARFWAAYIDDKFVASWMPALRGKTEEERAEGMKQILTAAEALEGALGGNPFFGGRAAGLVDVVLGGLIPLVRATEVLTGAAIFDAARTPLLAAWADRFGQLDAAGEVLPDVDGMVEYMKMREAAADAAAKAAAN; from the exons ATGGCCGGATCATcaggagaggaggagctcAAGCTGCTGGGCACATGGCCGAGCCCATTCGTGGCGAGGGTGGAGCTCGCCCTCGTCCTCAAGGGGCTGACCTACGAGTACGTGAAGGAGGACCTCGCCAGCAAGAGCGGCCTCCTGCTCGCCTCCAACCCGGTGCACCAGATGGTCCCCGTTCTTATCCACAATGGCAACGCTGTATGTGAGTCCCGGGTCATCTTGGAGTACATCGACGAGGCCTtccccgacgccggcgacgccctcctccccgccgaccCTTACCGgtgcgccgtcgctcgcttctGGGCCGCCTACATCGACGATAAG TTCGTAGCGTCATGGATGCCGGCGCTGAGGGGGaagacggaggaggagagggcagAGGGGATGAAGCAAATCctcacggcggcggaggcactGGAGGGAGCCCTGGGGGGGAATCCCTTCttcggcggccgcgccgccgggctcgtcgacgtcgtcctAGGCGGCCTCATCCCGCTGGTGAGGGCGACCGAGGTGCTCACGGGCGCCGCCATCTTCGACGCCGCCAGAACCCCGCTCCTGGCCGCGTGGGCGGATCGTTTCGGTcagctcgacgccgccggcgaggtgctGCCGGACGTCGACGGGATGGTCGAGTACATGAAGATGAGGGAGGCTGCCGCAGATGCTGCGGCGAAGGCAGCAGCTAATTAA